One region of Myxocyprinus asiaticus isolate MX2 ecotype Aquarium Trade chromosome 38, UBuf_Myxa_2, whole genome shotgun sequence genomic DNA includes:
- the LOC127428893 gene encoding probetacellulin-like — MDCRLLLGIITAVAICKYTQAEWNTTTAPAKRIVSCDPHNNRSNCTDSNDDHRWNGHFSKCPKEYKHFCINGACRFVKEQNTPSCRCENGFIGSRCEYSDISFLVGERKKIVIICVITGLVFLILLIVFICICTQKRYKPCRKKRRKKETRAEVEKLSSLTANESLTGPVDTSITNAV; from the exons ATGGACTGCAGGCTTTTATTGGGAATAATCACAG CTGTTGCCATATGCAAATACACCCAGGCTGAATGGAATACCACAACTGCACCGGCAAAAAGGATTGTGTCTTGCGATCCCCATAACAACAGAAGCAACTGCACAG ATTCAAACGATGACCACAGGTGGAATGGACACTTCTCTAAGTGTCCAAAAGAATACAAgcatttctgcattaatggtgcttgTCGTTTTGTGAAGGAGCAGAACACTCCTTCCTGCAG ATGTGAAAATGGATTTATTGGCTCCAGGTGTGAATATTCTGATATAAGTTTCCTTGTaggggaaagaaagaaaatagtCATCATATGTGTAATCACAGGATTAGTGTTTCTGATTCTGCTCATTGTCTTCATATGCATCTGTACACA AAAACGATATAAACCATGTAGaaagaagagaagaaaaaagGAAACAAGAGCTGAAGTTGAGAAGCTCAGTTCACTTACTGCAAATGAATCTTTAACTGGTCCTGTTGACACATCCATCACAAATGCTGTTTGA